A region of Bradyrhizobium sp. SZCCHNS1050 DNA encodes the following proteins:
- a CDS encoding phosphoadenylyl-sulfate reductase, with protein sequence MSTLAASPSVAEIPVAALDAALRTAAPHEVIAAALAAIGRERLAVVSSFGTESAALLKVTSDVDPAIPVIFLDTGHMFAETLAYRDRLIEILGLQDVRSMKPDAAALEREDADNDLWFSDPDACCRIRKVEPLARALAPFAAWINGRKRFQGGLRAAIPVVEQDGVRVKFNPFANVTREEIAAIYRSANLPQHPLVAAGFRSIGCMPCTSRADSGEDERAGRWRGRDKTECGIHTIATSKV encoded by the coding sequence GTGAGCACGCTGGCTGCATCGCCTTCCGTTGCGGAGATCCCGGTCGCGGCGCTCGACGCCGCGCTGCGCACGGCCGCGCCGCATGAGGTCATTGCCGCTGCTCTCGCGGCGATCGGTCGCGAGCGGCTGGCGGTGGTGTCGTCGTTTGGAACGGAGTCGGCTGCGCTCCTGAAGGTGACGTCCGACGTCGATCCGGCGATCCCGGTGATCTTCCTCGACACCGGGCACATGTTCGCGGAGACGCTGGCCTATCGCGACCGGCTCATCGAGATCCTCGGCCTGCAAGACGTCCGCTCGATGAAGCCGGACGCCGCCGCGCTCGAGCGCGAGGACGCCGACAACGATCTGTGGTTCTCCGATCCCGACGCCTGCTGCCGCATCCGCAAAGTCGAGCCGCTGGCACGCGCGCTGGCGCCGTTCGCCGCCTGGATCAACGGCCGCAAGCGTTTCCAGGGCGGCTTGCGGGCGGCGATCCCGGTCGTCGAGCAGGACGGCGTGCGGGTGAAATTCAATCCGTTCGCCAATGTGACCCGCGAGGAGATCGCGGCGATCTACCGCTCTGCCAATCTGCCGCAGCATCCGCTGGTCGCCGCCGGCTTCCGTTCGATCGGATGCATGCCCTGCACAAGCCGCGCCGACTCCGGCGAGGACGAGCGGGCCGGCCGTTGGCGCGGCCGTGACAAGACCGAATGCGGCATCCACACGATCGCGACCTCGAAGGTGTAG
- a CDS encoding sulfate ABC transporter substrate-binding protein, with product MKMRRLLAAVAGLAWAGSAYAADISLLNVSYDPTRELYVEFNKAFSAAYQKETGKSVEVKQSHGGSGAQARSVIDGLQADVVTLALAYDIDAIAGKGLLDKEWQKRLPQNASPYTSTIVFLVRKGNPKGIRDWDDLLKKGVDVITPNPKTSGGARWNYLAAWGYALKKFGSADKAKQFVGDLYQHVPVLDTGARGATVTFVERGVGDVLLAWENEAHLALREFGKDKFEIVAPQLSILAEPPVAVVDSVADKKGTRSVAESYLKYWYTKEGQEIAARNSYRPRDPEVAKKYEAAFAKVELFTIDEVFGGWTKAQKDHFAEGGIFDQIYKN from the coding sequence ATGAAGATGCGACGTCTTCTGGCTGCGGTCGCAGGCCTGGCATGGGCAGGATCGGCCTACGCCGCGGACATCAGTCTGCTCAACGTCTCCTATGACCCGACCCGCGAGCTCTACGTCGAGTTCAACAAGGCGTTTTCAGCCGCCTACCAGAAGGAGACCGGCAAGAGCGTCGAGGTCAAGCAGTCGCATGGCGGCTCCGGCGCACAGGCCCGCAGCGTCATCGACGGGCTGCAGGCCGACGTCGTGACCCTGGCGCTCGCCTATGACATCGACGCGATCGCGGGCAAGGGTCTGCTCGACAAGGAATGGCAAAAGCGACTGCCGCAGAATGCCTCGCCCTACACCTCGACCATCGTTTTCCTGGTGCGCAAAGGCAATCCCAAGGGCATCAGGGACTGGGACGACCTGCTCAAGAAGGGCGTCGACGTCATCACGCCCAATCCGAAGACATCCGGCGGCGCGCGCTGGAACTATCTGGCTGCCTGGGGCTATGCGCTGAAGAAGTTCGGCTCGGCCGACAAGGCCAAGCAGTTCGTCGGCGACCTCTATCAGCACGTCCCTGTGCTCGACACCGGCGCCCGCGGCGCCACCGTGACCTTCGTGGAGCGCGGTGTCGGCGACGTCCTGCTCGCCTGGGAGAACGAGGCGCATCTGGCCCTGCGTGAGTTCGGCAAGGACAAGTTCGAGATCGTCGCGCCGCAGCTGTCGATCCTGGCCGAACCGCCAGTTGCGGTGGTCGACTCGGTGGCCGACAAAAAGGGCACGCGAAGTGTGGCTGAATCCTACCTGAAATACTGGTATACAAAGGAAGGTCAGGAAATTGCCGCACGCAACTCCTACCGTCCGCGTGATCCCGAGGTGGCCAAGAAGTACGAGGCTGCCTTCGCCAAGGTCGAGCTGTTCACCATCGACGAGGTGTTCGGCGGCTGGACCAAGGCCCAGAAGGACCATTTTGCGGAAGGCGGAATCTTCGATCAAATCTACAAGAATTGA
- the cysT gene encoding sulfate ABC transporter permease subunit CysT encodes MNVLAPRRSTLPGFGLTMGLTLTWLSLIVLIPLAGLFVRSTDLSLEQFWGIVTSRRTLSALKISFGLAFAAACVNLVMGTIVVWALVRYRFPGRRLFDAIVDVPFALPTAVAGVALTALFAQKGWLGAPLAAMGIKVAFTPLGIFVAMIFIGIPFVVRTVQPVLIDLDPEIEEAAASLGAGRWQIVARVILPSLTPALLTGFALAFARAVGEYGSVIFIAGNLPNVSEIAPLLIVIRLSEFRYADATAIAVVMLVVAFLIIFAVNRLQRWAQSRAPLN; translated from the coding sequence TTGAACGTACTTGCACCACGTCGCAGCACCTTGCCAGGCTTTGGTCTCACCATGGGGCTGACGCTGACCTGGCTGTCGCTGATCGTCCTGATTCCACTGGCGGGACTGTTCGTTCGCTCGACCGATCTCAGCCTGGAGCAGTTCTGGGGCATCGTCACCAGCCGTCGCACCTTGAGCGCGCTGAAGATCTCGTTCGGGCTCGCCTTCGCCGCCGCCTGCGTCAATCTGGTGATGGGCACCATCGTCGTCTGGGCGCTGGTGCGCTACCGCTTTCCCGGGCGCCGCCTGTTCGACGCCATCGTCGACGTGCCGTTCGCGCTGCCGACGGCGGTGGCGGGCGTGGCGCTGACGGCGCTGTTCGCACAGAAGGGCTGGCTCGGCGCGCCGCTCGCCGCAATGGGCATCAAGGTGGCGTTCACGCCGCTGGGCATCTTCGTTGCGATGATCTTCATCGGCATCCCCTTTGTCGTCCGCACCGTGCAGCCGGTGCTGATCGATCTCGATCCGGAGATCGAGGAGGCGGCGGCGAGCCTCGGCGCCGGGCGCTGGCAGATCGTGGCCCGCGTGATCCTGCCGAGCCTGACGCCGGCGCTGCTCACGGGCTTCGCACTCGCCTTTGCGCGCGCGGTCGGCGAGTACGGATCGGTGATCTTCATCGCCGGCAATCTGCCGAACGTCTCCGAGATCGCGCCGCTGCTGATCGTGATCCGGCTGTCCGAATTCCGCTACGCCGATGCCACCGCGATTGCGGTGGTGATGCTGGTCGTGGCGTTCCTCATCATCTTTGCCGTGAACCGGTTGCAGCGCTGGGCGCAGAGCCGGGCGCCCTTGAACTAG